In a single window of the Halobaculum lipolyticum genome:
- a CDS encoding complex I subunit 4 family protein gives MIIEALIGFTFLAALVVMLAPDEYAGKLAFALSLLPVVGSLYMWAGFDAGGNALMAGSIAYQTQIDWLLLSGYQLQWFVGVDGVSLPLVVLSTVLSSLAIVSAWTPIDTRQSQFYGLMLFMEANLLGVFTALDFFLWFVFWEAVLVPMYFLIGVWGGPRRKYAAIKFFVYTNIASLVMFIGFMALVFNLPVSSFGLPEITQALQAGELSGFVGLDPATLKLVAFAAMFAGFAVKVPVVPVHTWLPDAHVQAPTPVSVMLAGVLLKMGTYALLRFNFTMLPDVATRPLVATVVAAVAVISVIYGAMLALAQQDLKRIVAYSSVSSMGYVILGLIAYTGLGIGGATFQMVAHGLISGLMFMAVGVIYNVTHTRMVGDMSGMADRMPITTGILIAGAFGYMGLPLMAGFAAEYFIFQGAFASTVIPSAPLFTAASMFGIVIVAGYLLFAMQRTLFGEFRLDSDYEVHRAAFHDVAPLAVLLLCTIALGVAPGIFFEMITDAIEPVVAVVGGGA, from the coding sequence GTGATTATCGAAGCACTCATCGGATTCACGTTCCTCGCCGCGCTGGTCGTCATGCTGGCGCCCGACGAGTACGCCGGGAAGCTCGCGTTCGCGCTGAGCCTCCTCCCGGTCGTCGGGAGCCTCTACATGTGGGCCGGCTTCGACGCCGGCGGGAACGCCCTCATGGCCGGGAGCATCGCCTACCAGACACAGATCGACTGGCTGCTGCTGTCCGGCTACCAGCTGCAGTGGTTCGTCGGCGTCGACGGCGTCAGCCTCCCGCTGGTCGTCCTCTCGACGGTGCTGTCCTCGCTGGCAATCGTCTCGGCGTGGACGCCCATCGACACCCGTCAGTCGCAGTTCTACGGCCTCATGCTGTTCATGGAGGCGAACCTGCTGGGCGTGTTCACCGCGCTCGACTTCTTCCTGTGGTTCGTCTTCTGGGAGGCCGTGCTGGTGCCGATGTACTTCCTCATCGGCGTGTGGGGCGGCCCGCGCCGGAAGTACGCCGCGATCAAGTTCTTCGTCTACACGAACATCGCCAGCCTCGTCATGTTCATCGGGTTCATGGCGCTGGTGTTCAACCTCCCCGTGAGTTCCTTCGGACTCCCGGAGATCACACAGGCGTTGCAGGCGGGCGAGCTGTCCGGCTTCGTCGGACTCGACCCGGCGACGCTGAAGCTCGTCGCGTTCGCCGCCATGTTCGCGGGCTTCGCGGTGAAGGTGCCCGTCGTCCCGGTCCACACGTGGCTGCCGGACGCCCACGTCCAGGCGCCGACGCCGGTGTCGGTGATGCTGGCGGGCGTCCTCCTGAAGATGGGGACGTACGCGCTGTTGCGGTTCAACTTCACGATGCTGCCGGACGTGGCGACGCGCCCGCTGGTGGCGACGGTCGTCGCGGCCGTCGCGGTGATATCGGTCATCTACGGCGCGATGCTCGCGCTGGCCCAACAGGACCTCAAGCGGATCGTCGCGTACTCCTCCGTCTCCTCGATGGGGTACGTCATCCTCGGCCTGATCGCGTACACCGGGCTGGGCATCGGCGGCGCGACGTTCCAGATGGTCGCTCACGGCCTCATCTCGGGGCTGATGTTCATGGCGGTCGGCGTCATCTACAACGTCACCCACACGCGCATGGTGGGCGACATGTCCGGGATGGCAGACCGGATGCCCATCACGACGGGCATCCTCATCGCCGGCGCGTTCGGCTACATGGGCCTCCCGCTCATGGCCGGCTTCGCCGCCGAGTACTTCATCTTCCAGGGGGCGTTCGCCTCGACGGTGATCCCGTCGGCGCCGCTGTTCACGGCGGCGTCGATGTTCGGCATCGTCATCGTGGCGGGCTACCTCCTGTTCGCGATGCAGCGGACGCTGTTCGGCGAGTTCCGTCTCGACTCCGACTACGAGGTCCACCGGGCGGCCTTCCACGACGTGGCGCCGCTGGCGGTGCTGCTGCTGTGCACCATCGCGCTCGGCGTCGCGCCCGGCATCTTCTTCGAGATGATCACTGACGCGATCGAGCCGGTGGTCGCGGTCGTCGGGGGTGGTGCCTGA
- a CDS encoding NADH-quinone oxidoreductase subunit N, whose protein sequence is MDPVLLQADQLPQWTALAPALALALTGLLLFLIDSVDPDSSNPALLAAVATVGSLASLGLAGWFLSAGTGQPSTDGAIALFGDALVVDGMTLFFQALFASVTALVVVASYDYLHDRAYQAEFYSLVLFAATGMALMAAANSLAVAFIALELASLPSYALVAFLKRDSGSVEAGLKYFLIGALSSAVFVFGISLVYAATGSLLLPDVYAALSGGIEGLDGVAGVGIVMIAGGFAFKTASVPFHFWAPEAYEGAPAPVSGFLSSASKAAGFALAFRVFVTGFPVDVGIDWVLLFQVLAVATMTLGNFAAATQEEVKRMLAYSSIGHAGYALIGLAAFTGGAGGNVLGASMAHLLVYGFMNTGAFLFVALAEHWGVGRTFEDYAGLASKAPLASVAMTVFMFSLAGLPPFGGFFSKYFLFAGAVEAGFWWLAAVGAVNSALSLFYYSRVVKALWLDDATGEFELGGTPTALYAAVVFAAVATVLLLPGFPPVIETAQSAAAAVLP, encoded by the coding sequence ATGGATCCCGTACTCCTGCAGGCCGACCAGCTCCCGCAGTGGACCGCGCTCGCGCCGGCGCTGGCGCTCGCACTGACCGGACTGCTGTTGTTCCTGATCGACAGCGTCGACCCCGACAGCTCCAACCCCGCGCTGCTGGCCGCCGTCGCCACAGTCGGCTCGCTGGCGTCGCTGGGGCTGGCTGGCTGGTTCCTCTCGGCCGGCACCGGCCAGCCGAGCACCGACGGCGCCATCGCGCTGTTCGGCGACGCGCTCGTCGTCGACGGGATGACGCTGTTCTTCCAGGCGCTGTTCGCCTCCGTCACCGCGCTGGTGGTGGTCGCGAGCTACGACTACCTCCACGACCGCGCCTACCAGGCGGAGTTCTACTCGCTGGTGCTGTTCGCGGCGACCGGCATGGCGCTGATGGCGGCCGCCAACTCGCTGGCGGTCGCGTTCATCGCGCTCGAACTCGCCTCGCTGCCGTCGTACGCGCTGGTGGCGTTCCTCAAGCGCGACAGCGGGAGCGTCGAGGCGGGACTGAAGTACTTCCTCATCGGCGCGCTGTCGTCGGCGGTGTTCGTGTTCGGCATCTCGCTGGTGTACGCCGCGACCGGTAGCCTCCTGTTGCCGGACGTGTACGCCGCGCTGTCGGGCGGCATCGAGGGGCTGGACGGCGTCGCGGGCGTCGGCATCGTGATGATCGCCGGCGGCTTCGCGTTCAAGACCGCCTCCGTCCCGTTCCACTTCTGGGCGCCGGAGGCGTACGAGGGCGCGCCCGCGCCCGTCTCCGGGTTCCTCTCGTCGGCCTCGAAGGCCGCCGGGTTCGCGCTGGCGTTCCGCGTGTTCGTCACCGGGTTCCCGGTGGACGTCGGCATCGACTGGGTGCTCCTGTTCCAGGTGCTCGCGGTCGCGACCATGACGCTCGGGAACTTCGCGGCCGCGACCCAAGAGGAGGTCAAGCGGATGCTCGCGTACTCCTCGATCGGGCACGCGGGCTACGCGCTCATCGGGCTGGCCGCGTTCACCGGCGGCGCCGGCGGCAACGTCCTCGGCGCGTCGATGGCACACCTGCTCGTGTACGGCTTCATGAACACGGGCGCGTTCCTGTTCGTCGCGCTCGCGGAACACTGGGGCGTCGGCCGCACGTTCGAGGACTACGCCGGCCTCGCGAGCAAGGCGCCGCTGGCGTCGGTCGCGATGACCGTGTTCATGTTCTCGCTGGCGGGGCTGCCCCCGTTCGGCGGGTTCTTCTCGAAGTACTTCCTGTTCGCCGGCGCCGTCGAAGCCGGCTTCTGGTGGCTCGCGGCCGTGGGCGCCGTCAACAGCGCGCTGTCGCTGTTCTACTACAGCCGCGTCGTGAAGGCGCTGTGGCTCGACGACGCCACCGGCGAGTTCGAACTCGGCGGCACGCCGACGGCGCTGTACGCCGCGGTCGTGTTCGCCGCCGTCGCGACGGTGCTGCTGCTGCCCGGCTTCCCGCCCGTCATCGAGACGGCGCAGTCGGCCGCCGCGGCCGTCCTGCCGTAG
- a CDS encoding DHH family phosphoesterase, which yields MRRLVLGCGSVGNEMVEELTGRPGELHVITADSGRATALRDDHVSAMEADPRDPANYPDSADLVVVAGESATDNLAAADRARARFPDAVIVAYAGEDATEADLRALREQADRIVDPIGAAADRVLDVATGGTADRLRRMVRALRSVEGKLAVVAHDNPDPDAIAAAVALVRIARFAGTDAEACYYGDISHQENRALVNLLDIGMRNLDPESDPREEFGAFALVDHSRPGVNDSLPADIEPVVVVDHHPPREPIDAGFIDLRDDVGATSTLLVEYLDRFGLRPDSRIATALLYGIRIDTKDFTREVSEADFDAAASLLPYVDDGVLDRVETPSLTAAVLDVLARAIENREQRGTAVASCVGEITDRDALAQAADRLLDMEGVNTTLVYGFRDGVVYASGRTRGADLDLGETLRDALDQIGSAGGHADMAGAQIPLGILGDVGEESTESLTDVVRDIVAGRFFETLEDAPSAPIRSSERLVTFPDED from the coding sequence ATGCGTCGGCTGGTGCTCGGCTGCGGCTCCGTCGGCAACGAGATGGTCGAGGAGCTGACCGGCCGCCCCGGCGAACTCCACGTGATCACCGCCGACAGCGGCCGCGCGACCGCGCTGCGCGACGACCACGTCTCCGCGATGGAGGCGGACCCGCGCGACCCAGCCAACTACCCCGACAGCGCCGACCTGGTCGTCGTCGCCGGCGAGTCCGCGACCGACAACCTCGCCGCCGCCGACCGCGCCCGCGCCCGCTTCCCCGACGCCGTGATCGTCGCGTACGCCGGCGAGGACGCGACGGAGGCGGACCTCCGGGCGCTGCGCGAGCAGGCCGACCGGATCGTCGACCCGATCGGCGCCGCCGCCGACCGGGTGCTCGACGTCGCCACCGGCGGCACCGCCGACAGACTCCGGCGGATGGTGCGGGCGCTGCGCTCGGTCGAGGGCAAACTGGCCGTCGTCGCCCACGACAACCCCGACCCGGACGCGATCGCCGCGGCCGTCGCGCTCGTCCGGATCGCCCGCTTCGCCGGTACCGACGCCGAGGCGTGCTACTACGGCGACATCTCCCACCAGGAGAACCGCGCGCTCGTGAACCTCCTCGACATCGGGATGCGCAACCTCGACCCCGAGTCCGACCCCCGCGAGGAGTTCGGCGCGTTCGCGCTGGTCGACCACTCGCGCCCCGGCGTCAACGACAGCCTCCCCGCGGACATCGAGCCGGTCGTCGTCGTCGACCACCACCCGCCGCGCGAGCCGATCGACGCGGGGTTCATCGACCTGCGCGACGACGTCGGCGCCACCTCCACGCTGCTGGTCGAGTACCTCGACCGGTTCGGCCTGCGCCCCGACAGCCGGATCGCGACGGCGCTGCTGTACGGCATCCGGATCGACACGAAGGACTTCACCCGGGAGGTGAGCGAGGCCGACTTCGACGCGGCGGCGTCGCTGCTCCCGTACGTCGACGACGGCGTCCTCGACCGCGTCGAGACGCCCAGCCTCACCGCCGCCGTGCTGGACGTGCTCGCGCGCGCCATCGAGAACCGCGAGCAGCGCGGGACTGCGGTGGCCAGTTGCGTCGGCGAGATCACCGACCGCGACGCGCTCGCGCAGGCGGCCGACCGCCTGCTCGACATGGAGGGGGTGAACACGACGCTCGTGTACGGCTTCCGGGACGGCGTCGTGTACGCCTCCGGGCGGACCCGCGGCGCCGACCTCGACTTGGGCGAGACGCTCCGTGACGCGCTCGACCAGATCGGGTCCGCCGGCGGCCACGCCGACATGGCGGGCGCACAGATCCCGCTCGGCATCCTCGGCGACGTCGGGGAGGAGTCGACGGAGTCGCTGACCGACGTCGTCCGCGACATCGTCGCCGGCCGGTTCTTCGAGACGCTGGAGGACGCGCCCTCGGCACCGATCCGGTCGAGCGAGCGCCTCGTCACCTTCCCCGACGAGGACTGA
- a CDS encoding CBS domain-containing protein, giving the protein MSEARSESSKPRVKAYMTRDVATVSPDDTVREAVERILDSNHNGFPVTDGRTVVGFVSARDLLSADADAPLFTVMSDDIIVAHPEMDITDAGRVILRSGIQKLPVVDDAGNLVGIISNTDVIRSHIERATPEKVGKLMRTLEEIHGVATSEERRRVALADLVPTQARVYADELEGRRYELDRGLAEPLVVIDNPSASGEVEDDGTLVLADGHHRVMAAHRLGIEEMDAYVIVIADHVELGMEKTARKEGLQSITDIEVVDYARHPLVETTKRFQDGDER; this is encoded by the coding sequence ATGAGCGAGGCCCGGAGCGAGTCGTCGAAGCCGCGGGTGAAGGCGTACATGACCCGGGACGTAGCGACGGTGTCGCCCGACGACACCGTCAGGGAGGCCGTCGAGCGGATCCTCGACAGCAACCACAACGGGTTCCCCGTCACCGACGGGCGCACGGTCGTCGGGTTCGTCTCGGCGCGCGACCTGCTGTCGGCGGACGCGGACGCGCCCCTGTTCACCGTGATGAGCGACGACATCATCGTCGCCCACCCGGAGATGGACATCACCGACGCCGGGCGGGTCATCCTCCGCTCGGGCATCCAGAAACTCCCCGTCGTCGACGACGCGGGCAACCTCGTGGGGATCATCTCCAACACCGACGTGATCCGCTCGCACATCGAGCGGGCGACGCCCGAGAAGGTGGGGAAGCTGATGCGGACGCTGGAGGAGATCCACGGCGTCGCCACGAGCGAGGAGCGCCGCCGGGTGGCGCTGGCCGACCTCGTGCCGACGCAGGCGCGGGTGTACGCCGACGAGTTGGAGGGACGCCGCTACGAACTGGACCGCGGGCTGGCCGAGCCGCTCGTCGTCATCGACAACCCCAGCGCCAGCGGCGAGGTGGAAGACGACGGGACGCTCGTGCTCGCCGACGGCCACCACCGCGTGATGGCGGCCCACCGCCTCGGCATCGAGGAGATGGACGCGTACGTCATCGTCATCGCCGACCACGTCGAACTCGGGATGGAGAAGACCGCGCGCAAGGAGGGGCTGCAGTCGATCACCGACATCGAAGTGGTCGACTACGCCCGCCACCCGCTGGTCGAGACGACCAAGCGGTTCCAGGACGGCGACGAGCGGTAG
- a CDS encoding DUF7543 family protein — protein MPWSSVDTPERYDEWERADGLATLRVREHRDGSYVVRLDRLEQAPDGRAYRRERVADREAADALAAEWKREFDLPDGE, from the coding sequence GTGCCTTGGAGTTCCGTCGACACGCCCGAACGGTACGACGAGTGGGAACGAGCCGACGGTCTCGCGACGCTGCGCGTGCGCGAGCACCGCGACGGGAGCTACGTCGTGAGGCTCGACCGGCTGGAGCAGGCCCCCGACGGGCGCGCGTACCGCCGCGAGCGCGTGGCCGACCGCGAGGCCGCCGACGCGCTGGCGGCCGAGTGGAAACGCGAGTTCGACCTCCCCGACGGCGAGTGA
- a CDS encoding aldo/keto reductase — MEYTTLGDTGMTVSRICLGCMSFGDPDWRDWVLGEEAGRELVDRAVELGVNFFDTANMYSDGASERVLGDALAEYDRDEFVVATKGYFQMREDDPNSGGLSRKAIQQELDNSLDRLGMDTVDLYQTHRYDDDTPIEQTVRALDEAVRDGNARYVGASSMWAHQFADALHTADSLGLERYVTMQNHYNLLYREEEREMLPLCDNEGVGVIPWSPLARGWLTRPVDELETTTRGESEEHARRHPYLEGGGEEINARVAELAEDRGVKMAQIALAWLFEQDSVDAPIVGTTSVEHLEDAVEALDISLSDSDTAYLEEPYEPVRVSGHE, encoded by the coding sequence ATGGAGTACACCACCCTCGGCGACACGGGGATGACCGTCTCGCGCATCTGCCTCGGCTGTATGAGCTTCGGCGACCCCGACTGGCGCGACTGGGTGCTCGGCGAGGAAGCCGGGCGCGAACTCGTCGACCGCGCGGTCGAGTTGGGTGTGAACTTCTTCGACACCGCGAACATGTACTCCGACGGCGCCTCCGAACGCGTCCTCGGCGACGCGCTCGCGGAGTACGACCGCGACGAGTTCGTCGTCGCCACGAAGGGGTACTTCCAGATGCGCGAGGACGACCCGAACTCCGGCGGTCTCTCCCGGAAGGCGATCCAACAGGAGTTGGACAACTCCCTCGACCGCCTCGGGATGGACACGGTCGACCTGTACCAGACGCACCGCTACGACGACGACACACCCATCGAACAGACGGTGCGGGCGCTCGACGAGGCCGTCCGCGACGGCAACGCGCGCTACGTCGGCGCCTCCTCGATGTGGGCCCACCAGTTCGCCGACGCGCTCCACACCGCAGACTCGCTGGGGCTGGAGCGGTACGTCACGATGCAGAACCACTACAACCTCCTCTACCGCGAGGAGGAGCGCGAGATGCTCCCGCTGTGTGACAACGAGGGCGTCGGCGTCATCCCGTGGTCGCCGCTCGCGCGCGGGTGGCTCACCCGCCCGGTGGACGAACTGGAGACGACGACCCGCGGCGAGAGCGAGGAGCACGCCCGCCGCCACCCCTACCTGGAGGGCGGCGGCGAGGAGATCAACGCCCGCGTCGCGGAACTGGCGGAGGACCGCGGCGTGAAGATGGCCCAGATCGCGCTCGCGTGGCTGTTCGAACAGGACTCGGTGGACGCGCCCATCGTCGGCACGACGAGCGTCGAACACCTCGAGGACGCCGTCGAGGCGCTCGACATCTCGCTGTCCGACTCCGACACGGCGTATCTGGAGGAGCCGTACGAGCCGGTCCGTGTCTCGGGCCACGAGTAG
- a CDS encoding acyl-CoA synthetase, whose protein sequence is MPVDYDAAVADFEWDIPDDYTLPAVIEGHAEAYGDRVAVTFLDDEGTRAERTYADIHDDTNRFANALEELGVGEGDRVMHLFPRHPDAFAVQLGVLKRGALVVPCSEMLKPKDLAFRANDCDATTVVAHESLVDMVDPVVDETPLETLICLDGSPEGWHEFDDLLDGQATEHDGPAVGAQDPMSINYTSGTTGQPKPVLHKHRWMRAFELVNAPYWWGVSAEGADVPGAVGDDVDLDEELLWATTGTGWAKWFWSPVGVGITTGSRQLLYEGDFDADEFLSVMEREGVTRLCAVPTQYRMFTQTDLSTYDLDLKEALSAGEPLNREPIEALQDAFGITPRDGYGQTETVCLVSNYPGIDVKEGSMGKPTPGLGTTIIDTQEEEEVEPGEIGEVAVPVGCPGIFEQYYEKPDLDAKTFSGDYYRTGDLAREDEDGYFFFEGRADDIILSAGYRIGPFEVEDALVSHEAVAEAAAVGSPHEERGNVVKAYVVLASGYEGSEALTAELQDYMKAETAPYKYPRRIEYVDELPKTSSGKTRRIELRKREEEQFGQ, encoded by the coding sequence ATGCCCGTCGACTACGACGCCGCCGTCGCCGACTTCGAGTGGGACATCCCGGACGACTACACCCTCCCGGCGGTGATCGAGGGGCACGCGGAGGCGTACGGCGACCGGGTCGCCGTCACGTTCCTCGACGACGAGGGGACCCGCGCCGAGCGCACCTACGCGGACATCCACGACGACACGAACCGCTTCGCCAACGCCCTCGAGGAACTGGGGGTCGGCGAGGGCGACCGCGTCATGCACCTGTTCCCGCGCCACCCGGACGCGTTCGCCGTCCAACTGGGGGTACTCAAGCGCGGCGCGCTGGTGGTCCCCTGCTCAGAGATGCTGAAGCCGAAGGACCTGGCGTTCCGCGCGAACGACTGCGACGCGACCACCGTCGTCGCCCACGAGTCGCTCGTCGACATGGTCGACCCCGTCGTCGACGAGACGCCGCTGGAGACGCTGATCTGTCTGGACGGCTCGCCGGAGGGCTGGCACGAGTTCGACGACCTGCTCGACGGACAGGCGACGGAACACGACGGTCCCGCGGTGGGCGCACAGGACCCGATGAGCATCAACTACACCTCCGGCACCACGGGACAGCCCAAGCCGGTGCTCCACAAGCACCGCTGGATGCGCGCGTTCGAGCTGGTGAACGCGCCGTACTGGTGGGGCGTCTCCGCCGAGGGCGCGGACGTCCCCGGCGCCGTCGGCGACGACGTCGACCTCGACGAGGAGTTGCTGTGGGCGACGACGGGCACCGGCTGGGCGAAGTGGTTCTGGTCGCCCGTCGGCGTCGGCATCACGACGGGCTCCCGGCAACTGCTGTACGAGGGCGACTTCGACGCCGACGAGTTCCTCTCGGTGATGGAGCGCGAGGGCGTCACGCGCCTGTGCGCCGTCCCGACGCAGTACCGGATGTTCACGCAGACGGACCTCTCGACGTACGACCTCGACCTGAAGGAGGCCCTCTCGGCGGGCGAGCCGCTGAACCGCGAGCCGATCGAGGCGCTGCAGGACGCCTTCGGCATCACCCCCCGCGACGGCTACGGCCAGACGGAGACGGTGTGTCTCGTCTCCAACTACCCCGGCATCGACGTGAAGGAGGGGTCGATGGGGAAGCCGACGCCCGGCCTCGGCACCACCATCATCGACACCCAAGAGGAGGAGGAAGTCGAGCCCGGCGAGATCGGTGAAGTGGCGGTGCCGGTGGGCTGTCCGGGCATCTTCGAGCAGTACTACGAGAAGCCCGACCTCGACGCGAAGACGTTCTCGGGCGACTACTACCGCACCGGCGACCTGGCCCGCGAGGACGAGGACGGCTACTTCTTCTTCGAGGGCCGCGCCGACGACATCATCCTCTCGGCGGGCTACCGCATCGGCCCGTTCGAGGTCGAGGACGCGCTCGTCTCCCACGAGGCCGTCGCGGAGGCGGCCGCGGTCGGCTCCCCCCACGAGGAGCGCGGCAACGTCGTGAAGGCGTACGTTGTCCTCGCGTCCGGCTACGAGGGGAGCGAGGCGTTGACGGCGGAACTGCAGGACTACATGAAGGCGGAGACGGCGCCGTACAAGTACCCGCGCCGGATCGAGTACGTGGACGAGTTACCGAAGACTTCCTCGGGCAAGACGCGCCGGATCGAGTTGCGCAAGCGCGAGGAGGAGCAGTTCGGGCAGTAA
- a CDS encoding RDD family protein has protein sequence MTTLHPFAAIHADRRGKVRAELAALVEETDAEALFVEFPAGGWDLRTTRDAFVRAPLFALGMALAAVVQWPLYALLCRSPHPAEVLAARSVAADRDVPVHAVDDHPIQSAARAGPPVVVGNWVALAATLAVAPTAVATLFGVLSAVWLGGSLLRRLHTAAWGVVALGGLPAVGGVYLTLGGGGAVAVVAAVTALVVGLWRTFEHRNRTMVDRIADRSAAADYDAVVSTTGKAHLSGLRAVVEGRDDVRLGEGHRSRFLRDGSPWPDGDAAADDAERPSVDVATARVEVVGRRAVATAVDAVVALGVGVAVALALGVAAGVGALLAGVGDPDPAIAGGLLAGGPLAWLAYHVGCERAFGRTLGKRLLGVRVVAADGGRPSWRAALVRTLFRPVEVLPLGVPALVAATADDRRRRIGDRAAGTLVVADETRE, from the coding sequence GTGACAACCCTCCATCCGTTCGCCGCGATCCACGCCGACAGACGCGGGAAGGTCCGCGCGGAGTTGGCGGCGCTCGTCGAGGAGACGGACGCCGAGGCGCTGTTCGTCGAGTTCCCGGCGGGCGGCTGGGACCTCCGGACGACGCGGGACGCGTTCGTCCGGGCCCCGCTGTTCGCGCTCGGGATGGCGCTCGCCGCCGTCGTCCAGTGGCCGCTGTACGCGCTGTTGTGTCGGTCGCCCCACCCCGCCGAAGTCCTCGCGGCCCGCTCGGTCGCCGCGGACCGCGACGTGCCCGTCCACGCGGTCGACGACCACCCGATCCAGTCCGCCGCCCGGGCGGGTCCCCCCGTGGTCGTCGGCAACTGGGTCGCGCTGGCCGCGACGCTGGCGGTCGCGCCGACGGCGGTCGCGACGCTGTTCGGCGTGCTGTCGGCCGTCTGGCTCGGGGGGAGTCTCCTCCGACGGCTCCACACGGCGGCGTGGGGAGTCGTCGCCCTCGGCGGCCTCCCGGCGGTCGGTGGCGTGTACCTGACGCTCGGGGGCGGCGGTGCCGTCGCCGTCGTCGCGGCCGTCACGGCGCTCGTCGTCGGCCTCTGGCGTACCTTCGAGCACCGCAACCGCACGATGGTCGACCGCATCGCCGACCGGTCCGCCGCCGCCGACTACGACGCGGTCGTGTCGACCACCGGGAAGGCGCACCTCTCCGGGCTCCGGGCCGTGGTCGAGGGACGCGACGACGTGCGCCTCGGCGAGGGTCACCGGTCGCGGTTCCTGCGGGACGGCAGCCCTTGGCCGGACGGTGACGCGGCGGCCGACGACGCCGAACGGCCGAGCGTCGACGTCGCGACCGCTCGTGTGGAGGTGGTCGGGCGACGCGCGGTCGCGACGGCCGTCGACGCCGTCGTCGCGCTCGGGGTCGGGGTCGCCGTCGCGCTCGCGCTGGGCGTGGCCGCCGGCGTGGGCGCGCTGCTCGCGGGTGTCGGCGACCCCGACCCGGCGATAGCCGGCGGGCTCCTCGCGGGCGGCCCGCTCGCGTGGCTCGCGTACCACGTCGGTTGCGAACGGGCGTTCGGTCGGACGCTCGGGAAGCGACTCCTCGGCGTCAGGGTCGTCGCCGCCGACGGCGGACGGCCATCGTGGCGGGCGGCGCTCGTCCGGACGCTGTTCCGGCCGGTCGAGGTGCTCCCGCTGGGCGTCCCGGCGCTCGTCGCCGCGACCGCGGACGACCGGCGTCGTCGCATCGGCGACCGCGCCGCGGGGACGCTCGTCGTCGCCGACGAGACCCGCGAGTGA